In one window of Ovis aries strain OAR_USU_Benz2616 breed Rambouillet chromosome 3, ARS-UI_Ramb_v3.0, whole genome shotgun sequence DNA:
- the LOC121819079 gene encoding uncharacterized protein LOC121819079, translating to MEVCDIVQEAGIKTIPKKKKCKKAKWLSEEALQIAVKEEKQKAKERRERYTHLNAEFQRISRRDKKAFLSDQCKEIEEKNRMGKTRDLFKMIRDTKGTLHAKRGTMKDRNGMDLKEAEDIKKRWQKYTELYEKDLHNPDNHNGMITHLEPDILECKVKWTLGSVTTKLVEVMEFPVELFQILKDDAVKVLHSIYQQIQKTQQWPQDWKRSVFILIPKKGNAKECSNDHTIALISHAGKVMLKILQARLQQYVNLNFQMFKLVLEKAEEPEIKLPTSTGSSKKQESSRKTSISALLTMPKPLTVWLTINCGKV from the coding sequence atggaggtttgtgacattgtacaggaggcagggatcaagactatccccaagaaaaagaaatgcaaaaaagcaaaatggctgtctgaggaggccttacaaatagctgtgaaagaagagaagcaaaaagcaaaggagagaagggaaagatatacccatttgaatgcagagttccaaagaatatcaaggagagataagaaagccttcctcagtgatcagtgcaaagaaatagaggaaaagaataggatgggaaagactagagatctcttcaagatgattagagataccaagggaacacttcatgcaaagaggggaacaatgaaggacagaaatggtatggacttaaaggaagcagaagatattaagaagaggtggcaaaaatatacagaactatacgaaaaagatcttcacaacccagataatcacaatggtatgataactcatctagagccagacatcctggaatgtaaagtcaagtggaccttaggaagcgtcactacaaagctagtggaggtgatggaattcccagttgagctatttcaaatcctaaaagatgatgctgtgaaagtgctgcactcaatataccagcaaattcagaaaactcagcagtggccacaggactggaaaaggtcagttttcattctaatcccaaagaaaggcaatgccaaagaatgctcaaatgaccacacaattgcacttatctcacatgctggtaaagtaatgctcaaaattctccaagccaggcttcagcaatatgttaacttgaacttccagatgttcaagctggttttagaaaaggcagaggaaccagagatcaaattgccaacatccactggatcatcgaaaaagcaagagagttccagaaaa